CGACGCTGCGCCACGACTGGAACTGGCCGATCGACCGGATTGCCGTCGGTTCGTTCCTGACCGACGCTACCAGCGGCTGGCTCTCCATCGGCTTCGGCGTCGCCAATCCACACCCGACGACCTATCTCATCGGGCCGCCGCTGGCGGCAATAATGTGGCTGGCCGGACCCCTCGCCGGTCTCGCGCTGCTGGCATTTCTCACCGGATACTGTTGCGCGCGGGCCGCCGCAAGTCTCGCCGCTCTATGGGGAGCGACCGCGCCGGTCTCCATTGGAATTGCTCTGTTTCTCTCGTTCAATCCCTGGGTCTACAACGAGGTCGTCGCCGGGCATCTCGTGATGGTACTCGCCTACGGTGCGTTCGCCGGGATGCTCGCGGAGATGGCGCGCGGACGCACCGCTTCGTCCGTCCGGCTCGCGCTTTGGCTGGTGCTGATCGAAAGCCAGCTGCAGTTCTTTATCGTAGCGATGGTCGTCGCCGCAATCTTCGCGATCGTTACGAAGAAGTGGCTTCCCTTAGGCGCCGGAGCGCTCGTTGCACTGCCTTCGATCGTCGGTTTACTCGGCGAACGAAGTGCGCTGCTGCAAATTCCTTACGGGGTCGAGTGGCAAGCAAATCAATCGATTGCACCGCTCGCGCTGCTCTCGCTGGGCGGATACTTTGCCGGTTATGCGGACCGGCTCGGGGTCGCCGCCGCGATCGCCGTGTTGGCGATGCTCGCGCTTGCGATTGCGGGGACGGCGATCGCGTGGCGCCGGCGCGCGGCGCTGTGGACGGCGCTCGGCGCACTTGTCGTCTACCTGGTGGCGTCGGGAGTGCACGGACCGCTCGCCGTGCCGTACGAGTGGATCGTTCGCAATATCCCCGAGAGCGGCGTCTTTCGCGAGCTGTACGATCTGGTAGGAATCTTTGCCGTGTCGATTGCGGCGCTCGCCTCCGCCTGCGCCTCGCGCGCCCGTTATCTTGGCTTCGCCGCGTTGGCGGCCGGCGTCGTCTTGCCGGTAACGTGGATCCTGCGGCCGCCCGGCGATCTGTGGATCTCCTCCAACGATTATCCGCATCCCAGCATTGGCGCGGCGCCGTTTTCGCGCATCGCGCTGCTGCCGGCGTTTCAACCGATGCAGCTGCGTTCGGGCCGCGGAGACGGCGCCGACCCCGACGCGTTCGTCTATCCCGATCACGTCGCGCCGATCAACGAATATTACCCCACCTATCCCGTCGACATGGCGCTGGCGGACTACGAGCAAACCGGCGACGTGCGCGGCCTGCAAACGTTAGGCGTCGATGCAATCGTTGCGCGGCCGTGGCTCTCGTCGCGATCGCGCGGCGCGATCGGCTTGGCTGCGTCATCACTGGCGGCGCCGGCGCGCGGCATTGCGCGATCCTCCGCGGCCCTTGCCGGAGCGGCGCCGCTCTTCGCAGGCTGCGCGGGGATGCAGGTCGTCGCCGCGGTCCAAAATCTGGGGCAGTGCGACCTCTTTTTCGGGGATGCCGCCGGTCCGCGTACCGTAGTGCCGATCGAGGCGCGAAGCGATTCGATCGACCCGGCGAGATCGTGGATCGACGCGCCCTTGGCATTCGGCCGCGCGCCGTGGCTCGCGCAGGGCCTCGGGGGAACCATCACACAATCGAGCGTGGCTCATTCGGTCAAGCCGAGCTCGTGGTTGCTCGCTTATATCCGGGGACGGCTAAGCGGTGTCGACGGGCGGGTGCTGGCGAGTGCCTCCGGCGCGTATCGCTGGATCGCCATTCCGGCGGAGACCAACGGGGTCGTTTGTTCGGGGCTCTGCCTGCTGGCGGCACAGTCTTCGGAATCGCCGCCGAAGGTTCGCTCTGCGGCCCTGGGAACGCCGGTTCCCCTCGCGTTCCAAGAGCTGACGCCGTGGCTGTACCGTGTGCGCTGGATGATGCCGGGCACGAGCCTCGTGCGCTTCAACGAACGGTACGACCCGGGATGGCTAGCGATCGACGCGGGACGTCTCTTAACGCACGTACGGGTCGCGCTCTGCGCGAACGGATGGCTCGCAACCCAGCCGGGCTCCAACGACGTGATTCTCGTACAAATCACGGCATTATTGCAGTTGATTGCCGAACTCGTGGGAGCCGCGTGCGTGCTGTTACTGCTGAAGGCGCTCGTCCGCGAGCCGACGAAGCGCGCGTAAGTCATGGCCGTTCCATTCGTCGATTTGCGCGCACAGTACCGAGCGATTCGCGAGGAAGTCGTCCCTCGCATGATGGCGGTGATGGAGAACGCCGGCTTCATTCTCGGGCCGGACGTCGCGCTTTTCGAAGAGCACTTTGCGACCTATGTCGGAACGCGCCACTGCGTCGGCGTCGGATCCGGGACCGCGGCGCTCGAAATAGCGCTGGCGGCTCTGGGGATCGGGCGCGGCGATGAGGTCATCATTCCGGCAAATACCTACATCGCTTCGGCACTGGCGGTTTCGTCCATTGGCGCACGACCCGTCCTCGTCGAGCCGGACGACGCGTATCTCATCGATCCGGAGCTGCTCGAAGCAGCCGTAACCTCCCGCACGAAGGCGATCATGCCGGTGCATTTGTACGGGCAAGCCGTTCCGATGGAGCCGATACTGGCGTTTGCGAAGCGTCACGGCCTGCGCGTTATCGAGGATGCCGCTCAAGCACACGGCGCGCGTTACGACGGGCGGCGTGTTGGAAGCTTCGGCGACGCCGGCTGCTTCAGTTTCTATCCGGGAAAGAATCTTGGTGCCTACGGCGACGCCGGAGCCGTCGTCTGCAACGATCCTTCGCTTGCGGACGAACTGCGGCTGCGGCGCGATTTCGGACAGCGTAAGAAATACGAGCACCTGATCAAAGGCGGAAATTCTCGCCTCGATTCGCTGCAGGCAGCGGTGCTCGACGTCAAGCTCACGCACCTCGATGAGTGGAACGCCGCGCGCTTGGGGCACGCGCGCGCCTACGACACGCGTCTGGCGGAGATCGGAATCGAGCCGCCGCGCCGGCTGCATGACGAGGGGCACGTTTATCACCTGTACGTGATCGAGATCGAGAACCGCGATAAGCTTGCGGCACACCTGGGCGAACGCGGCATCGCCACCGGCATTCATTACCCGATCCCGATCCATATGCAGCCGGCCTACGCCGAGCTCGGGCTCGCCCCCGGCGCGTTCCCGCGCACGGAGCGAAGCGCACCGAAGCTGCTCTCGCTGCCGATGTTCGCAGAGTTGACCGACGATCAACTCGAGAGCGTCGTCGATGCGCTGGCGAGCTGTCGCCGGCTGGTTGCCGTCTAGCCCTTCCCTCGTCGTTTATGGTAGAACGCGCGCCGCTCGGCGTCGCCGTGGTCGGGGCCGGCTACTGGGGGCCAAACCTCGTTCGAAATTTCTTTGCCGGCGACGACTGGTCGGTGCGGTGCATCGTCGAGCGAGACCGCGGACGGCTCGCGCGTCTGTTGCGTCTCTATCCCGCAGTCGCGGGGCATTCCGAGATCGACGACGCCCTATCGGATCCGGCCGTCGACGCGATCGCGCTTGCGACCCCGCCGCGAACCCACTTCGAACTCGCAAAGCGGGCAATCGACGCCGGCAAACACGTCTTGGTTGAAAAGCCGCTCGCGGAGCGGTTCGGGGACGCCGCCGAACTCTGCGAGCGTGCGAAGCGTGCCGGTGTGACGCTGATGACCGACCACACGTTTCTCTACACGGGTTCCGTCGAGAAGCTCCGGGAGCTTCGCGAGAGCGGCGACCTCGGCAAGGTGTACTATGTGGACTCCGTCCGCGTAAACCTCGGGCTCTTTCAGCAGAGCAACGTCGTCTGGGATCTCGCGCCGCACGACGTCTCGATCATCAACTACGTGCTGGACGAAACGCCGGTGTCGGTCGCACTGCAGCTCGGCACGTGCGTGCACGAGCGGACGCCCGACGTCGCCTTCCTGACGATGTGGTACGGAAGCGGCTGCCTCGCGCACGTGCATCTGAGCTGGCTCTCTCCGGTGAAAGTGCGCCGCACGATGATCTCGGGAAGTTCGAAGATGGCCGTTTGGGATGACGTGGAACCAACCGAAAAGATTTACATCTACGACAAGGGCGTCGAGTTGAATCCGTCGAGCACGACAATGGAGCAGCAAATGGTTTCGTACCGGCTCGGCGATCTGCACGTGCCGCTCGTCGACAACCGCGAAGCGCTCGGCAAGCTCGTGAGCGATTTCGCCCAAGCAATTCGAACCAAGGCGCCGACGCGCTCGGACGGCGCCTTCGGGGCCAATGTCGTGGGGGTGATCGAGGCGGCTCTTCGCTCGGCAGAACTCGAGGGCGCGAAAGTCGAGGTCGTTCGATGAAGGTATCGTTCATCATCGCGACGCTCAACGAGATCAAGCGACTTCCGCCCGTCATCGAAAGCATCCGCGCGCAGAACTATCCGCCGGAACTGGTGGAGATCGTCGTGGTCGACGGGCTCTCCGAAGATGGGACCCAGGCCTACGCGAGGGCGGCGGGCTGCGTCGTGGTCGACAATCCGCGGCGGCTCGCCGAGCCCGGACATCTGCTGGGCTATGCGGCCGCAACCGGCGACCTGTTCGTCATCATCGCCGCCGACAACATTCTGCACACCCCGGATTTCCTGCGGCGAATCGTCGAGCCGTTTTCCGATCCCAAGGTTTACGCCGCCGTCCCGCGCGTCGTCAGCACGCGCGCCGACAACCTGAGCACTCGCTATATCAATGACTTTACCGATCCGTTCAATCATTTTCTCTACGGAAATGCCGCCGCGCCGCTGACCTTCGGTCGCGCCTACCGAACCAAACGGCGGACGCCGACGTACGTCGTCTACGATTTTCCGGTCGATAAGCCGCCGCTCGTCGCGATCGCACAGGGCGTCACCGTGCGCGCGAGTTCGCCGCGGCGCGAGGGCTGGGAAGAGGACGACGTCTTGCCGATCGTCGACATCCTGCGCGCCGGATTCGACATCGCGTACGTTCCGGGCGCGCTCATCGAGCACCACACCGTCGAAGGGCTCTTCAATTTTGTCAGCAAGTTCGGACCCCGCATCGCCAAGCGTCTCGAAGACCGCGAGCAGCCCGTCTGGCAGCGCGCCGAGTCGTGGACGGCAGGACGCAAGCTCCGCGCATACCTCTGGCCGTTCTACTCGGTCTCGGTCGTCGGCCCGGTGATCGCTTCGTTCGTCGGAGCGGCGCGCGATCGTCGCGCGACCTGGTTCTACCATCCGGTGATCAACTTTGCGCTTGGGGTGGAGTTTTGGCGACGCGCGCTGCCCTACGCCTGGTCCGTCGCGCAACGCCGCGCTCGAGGAGGGCGCGCCTGATGGCGGCATCGGTTCTCGTTACCGGCGGGGCGGGCTTTGTCGGCTCGCACATCGTTGCCGATCTGGTCGGCGCCGGCTATCGCGTCACCGCCTTCGACAACTTCTCGAGCGGCTTACGGGAAAATCTCGCGACGGTCATCGACGACGTCGAGATCGTCGAAGGCGACGTCCTCAACACCGAAGCGCTGGGCGCGGCGGCGCGCGGGAAAGATATTCTTTCGCATCAGGCGGCCCAGCTCGAGATCACCAAATGTTTGGAAGATCCGCTCGACGACATGCGGACGAATCTCGTCGGCACGATCAACGTGCTCGAAGCCGCGCGCGCCGCGGGCGTCTCGCGCGTCGTCAACGCCTCGTCGGCCTGCATCTACGGACAAGCCGTCAACCCGCCGAGCGACGAAGACGCCGGACCGCACGATCCGAACTGGTCGTACGGTGCGAGCAAACTCGCTGCCGAGAAGTACGCGCAGATTTTTTCGAACGACTACGGGTTCCCCGTGCACTCGCTGCGATACGGCATCACCTACGGCCCGCGCGAATGGTACGGCCGCGTGCTGACGATCTTCCTCAAGCGGCTCTCCGAAGGCAAGCCGCCGGTGATCTTCGGCGCGGGCGAACAGATACGCGACTTCGTCTTCGTCG
This DNA window, taken from Candidatus Cybelea sp., encodes the following:
- a CDS encoding DegT/DnrJ/EryC1/StrS family aminotransferase — its product is MAVPFVDLRAQYRAIREEVVPRMMAVMENAGFILGPDVALFEEHFATYVGTRHCVGVGSGTAALEIALAALGIGRGDEVIIPANTYIASALAVSSIGARPVLVEPDDAYLIDPELLEAAVTSRTKAIMPVHLYGQAVPMEPILAFAKRHGLRVIEDAAQAHGARYDGRRVGSFGDAGCFSFYPGKNLGAYGDAGAVVCNDPSLADELRLRRDFGQRKKYEHLIKGGNSRLDSLQAAVLDVKLTHLDEWNAARLGHARAYDTRLAEIGIEPPRRLHDEGHVYHLYVIEIENRDKLAAHLGERGIATGIHYPIPIHMQPAYAELGLAPGAFPRTERSAPKLLSLPMFAELTDDQLESVVDALASCRRLVAV
- a CDS encoding Gfo/Idh/MocA family oxidoreductase; protein product: MVERAPLGVAVVGAGYWGPNLVRNFFAGDDWSVRCIVERDRGRLARLLRLYPAVAGHSEIDDALSDPAVDAIALATPPRTHFELAKRAIDAGKHVLVEKPLAERFGDAAELCERAKRAGVTLMTDHTFLYTGSVEKLRELRESGDLGKVYYVDSVRVNLGLFQQSNVVWDLAPHDVSIINYVLDETPVSVALQLGTCVHERTPDVAFLTMWYGSGCLAHVHLSWLSPVKVRRTMISGSSKMAVWDDVEPTEKIYIYDKGVELNPSSTTMEQQMVSYRLGDLHVPLVDNREALGKLVSDFAQAIRTKAPTRSDGAFGANVVGVIEAALRSAELEGAKVEVVR
- a CDS encoding glycosyltransferase, whose amino-acid sequence is MKVSFIIATLNEIKRLPPVIESIRAQNYPPELVEIVVVDGLSEDGTQAYARAAGCVVVDNPRRLAEPGHLLGYAAATGDLFVIIAADNILHTPDFLRRIVEPFSDPKVYAAVPRVVSTRADNLSTRYINDFTDPFNHFLYGNAAAPLTFGRAYRTKRRTPTYVVYDFPVDKPPLVAIAQGVTVRASSPRREGWEEDDVLPIVDILRAGFDIAYVPGALIEHHTVEGLFNFVSKFGPRIAKRLEDREQPVWQRAESWTAGRKLRAYLWPFYSVSVVGPVIASFVGAARDRRATWFYHPVINFALGVEFWRRALPYAWSVAQRRARGGRA
- a CDS encoding NAD-dependent epimerase/dehydratase family protein, with translation MAASVLVTGGAGFVGSHIVADLVGAGYRVTAFDNFSSGLRENLATVIDDVEIVEGDVLNTEALGAAARGKDILSHQAAQLEITKCLEDPLDDMRTNLVGTINVLEAARAAGVSRVVNASSACIYGQAVNPPSDEDAGPHDPNWSYGASKLAAEKYAQIFSNDYGFPVHSLRYGITYGPREWYGRVLTIFLKRLSEGKPPVIFGAGEQIRDFVFVDDVVRIHRACIESGLPGAQSFNAGTGIATTVAALARLACEISGTGLEPITENVAPGERSEIVDGRMRLPSELNVMQLSPKKVERTFGLKPQVTLREGLQREWDWLRENPHRWTTMSY